The following is a genomic window from Pelobacter seleniigenes DSM 18267.
TTTTCCCTTTTTTTTACAGATCATCAATTCGCTGCATGAGATTCTCCGGTGCTGTGGGAAGATGATTCCTGCATCCAGCAACCAGTTTTTCTGCTGGCATTCATTTGTCCGCACTTTTCTTTTGGACTCCTTGTTGTCACCTCCCATGCTTTGTTTGGCTGTGCCCCATTTTTCCAGAATAGATTAATTTTTATCCGAATGGCATCTGTGCGTGACATTTTTGTTAAATTATTTTATACGAGTCCGAAGAGTAGTCAGGAAGGAGTTTTTTTATGGCACGAAAGGTTTTTATCGCGGCGACCGGCATGAACTGCGGTAAGACGACAACCAGTTTGTCTCTGATGCACAGAGCTCGGAAAAAGTACCCGCGTGTCGGCTTTGTTAAACCGATCGGGCCGAAGCCCATTGCCTATAACGGCCAGATTGTCGATAAAGATGCCGTGCTGATGGCTCGTTATTTCAATAAATTGGATGATTTGCACCTGATGTCGCCATTGGTGCTGAAGCAGGGCGATACCCGGCGGATTCTGGAAGGCGAGATAGACAGGGAGCTGCTTATCCAGCAGATGTTTGACGCCATAGCGGAGCTTGATGCCAAAAATGATTTTTTGATCATTGAAGGCGCCGGGCATACCGGGGTTGGCTCGGTCCTGGGCTGTAATAACGCCAGGATCGCCAAGGAGACGGATTCGACCGTTCTCATGGTGACCGGTGGCGGTTTGGGCAACGTGGTTGATAACGCTCAGATGAACATGGCCCTGTTTCAGAAGGAAAAGGCCAGAGTCAATGCCATCCTGGTCAACAAAATTATCCCGGCCAAACGTGAACAGACGCTGAAATATCTGGAGATCGCTTT
Proteins encoded in this region:
- a CDS encoding AAA family ATPase, encoding MARKVFIAATGMNCGKTTTSLSLMHRARKKYPRVGFVKPIGPKPIAYNGQIVDKDAVLMARYFNKLDDLHLMSPLVLKQGDTRRILEGEIDRELLIQQMFDAIAELDAKNDFLIIEGAGHTGVGSVLGCNNARIAKETDSTVLMVTGGGLGNVVDNAQMNMALFQKEKARVNAILVNKIIPAKREQTLKYLEIAFAAERIKVIGGFNYQPILANPTMRRIADLLDVELRATEEEAQRIVHTVQIGAASAQRVVEILEDSTLIVVNVSRDELLVTLANLYQLAEYRKKIAGIVIPGLGKISTITHKILVSSGVPYMLAGRTSSTVFEMIRDDVSKLTVQDTHKIDLITELADEQLDFDTIDALLE